A stretch of the Malus domestica chromosome 08, GDT2T_hap1 genome encodes the following:
- the LOC139198234 gene encoding proton pump-interactor BIP103-like — protein MEELEAKRDNNSLQEDLHDNWNWGSEVDAAADEKTDLKGRIHEVEKLAEKISQDRLELNEDIVKRTCDRACTLSRLESLKDSEMELGSLLSAVREKMNILQLFLLHFAEKAYQGKPMKPFLPAEEIAKHKMNFRMGHGTNSLVEEKQLLKQMNVRPKEGVDSFSSLEGHCYTPPYVDTWHLPLNEFYYVKNQRSIVRNRLRQIQELKWKSARPGILFQRQWDEPNGYVGDNANAAANAIANPKRRIWDSLSLKKALQEQIKVSGQKVDEVTKSLLAVRAKIKKVERELKAIERYTECLKKNLTLMDHSKDEALPAFGNQEINRDISGA, from the exons ATGGAGGAATTGGAAGCTAAACGAGACAACAATAGCTTGCAAGAGGACTTACACGATAACTGGAATTGGGGTTCGGAAGTTGATGCTGCTGCTGATGAAAAGACAGATTTAAAAGGCAGAATTCACGAGGTTGAGAAGCTGGCTGAAAAGATCAGTCAAGACAGACTTGAGCTGAATGAAGATATAGTGAAAAGGACG TGTGATAGGGCATGCACCCTTTCTCGGTTGGAATCCCTGAAAGATAGTGAAATGGAACTCGGATCCCTTTTGTCCGCGGTGAGGGAGAAAATGAATATACTGCAACTATTTCTGCTCCATTTTGCAGAAAAAGCTTACCAAGGAAAGCCTATGAAGCCCTTCTTACCAGCAGAAGAGATAGCTAAACAT AAAATGAATTTCCGGATGGGACATGGAACAAACAGTTTGGTGGAGGAAAAACAGCTTTTGAAACAGATGAATGTGAGACCGAAAGAGGGTGTTGATTCATTTTCATCATTGGAAGGGCATTGTTATACTCCGCCTTATGTAGAT ACTTGGCACTTGCCTCTCAACGAGTTTTATTATGTGAAGAATCAGAGAAGTATAGTTCGAAACCGCCTAAGACAAATCCAAGAACTTAAATGGAAAAGCGCAAGACCAGGAATTCTATTTCAACGCCAATGGGATGAACCAAATGGTTATGTAGGTGACAATGCTAATGCTGCTGCCAATGCTATTGCTAATCCCAAGAGAAGGATTTGGGATTCTTTGAGTTTGAAAAAAGCGTTACAAGAACAAATCAAA GTAAGTGGTCAGAAGGTTGATGAAGTAACAAAATCACTATTGGCCGTGCGggcaaaaattaagaaagttgAGAGAGAATTGAAGGCCATTGAAAGATATACAGAATGCTTGAAGAAAAATTTGACGTTGATGGATCATAGTAAAGATGAGGCGTTGCCTGCCTTCGGCAACCAAGAAATTAACAGAGATATCAGCGGAGCTTAA